GGCCCATAGAATGAGCCCGTGGTGCCGTCACTGCCTTGCACTTGCAAGGGACCGGCAACCCCAAGTGGAACTCTGGTAAAGCCCACGCAATTTTCGATCTTCACGGAAGAGGTCTCCCCATCCGAAGCCCTCGAAGTTTGGAACTTCGATGTTATCGCCTGTGGGATTCTCGTCATGTTCATAAAATACTAGATTCATGTCTTTCGCTCACTTTGGGTGTGTTTGTATGACAATTCCGAAAGACAACGAGCTGTGTgcagcttcatcatcctccaagctTGAGGCCGTTATTCGGCAAACAGCATTCTAATAGGGATTTGGGCTCAgggctggttttggttttgctCTACACGTCATCACTCAGGGCTAGCGATGGTAGAAAGAAACGGTCGTCGTACACTTTGATTAGCGCATTACAACCGCCCTCCACATCCGGAAATCATATTCCTAGAAATGTAGAGTTCTTAAGCAGTAGTGGAGCAATGTATGGTTACATCGTCTGGTGTTCGCTGTCACCCAAAGGCCAGCTGCGTAGTTTGTCTGCTTACGGACAAGTTTTGCGTTCAGTTGGGTATTTCCAAAGCGTGCATGGGGATGGAATATTGCGACAGTGCCATTATTGCTCATGTAACGTTCTATTGATCAAACAGCTGCATCCggttcagcttcttgatgagTGTGATTAAATATGGCAGTGTTGCTTGATCTGTTGCAGTCACCCTATATTGGCATGTTAATGTCGGTTTATTGACCCGCTCCCAAAGATCAACGCCTCATCATGGCCTCCTCAATTTTCCTTGACTTCATACGTCTCGCAGATGGTCAATTCTATCTGGACCCCAAGCGTGTTACCCGGCATGCTCTGCCAGAAAGTTCTGTTTCACGCACCCGTATCCTCCAGACGTAGTGATGATCTTCAGCTGGGGTAGCGCAGCCCCTAAGAACATTGCAAAGTATCTTGATGCATACAGGAATCTATACCAATCCACATGCATTATCCTGGTAACTGCATCGACCCTATCCGCGAATTTCAGATCATGCACATCCTCCCGGCTGGCGCTACGGCCAGTCGTAAAATTTCTACAGCACGCCATAGGCAACGACGAGGAAAGCAGATGTCCGACCAAGGTACTGGTTCATGTCCTTTCCAACAGTGGACTggtgaacttcatctccGTGTCTGAGGTCTACCGCCAGCTTTCGGGTACGAACTCGACCCTTCTGCATGTACTTCTCGTACTTAACTCTACACCTGGCGGGGACTCTTTCATGGAAGAACACCAACGGTGGTCCTTGGGTGTCGCAACTGGCATCGCATCATACCTACCCTGGCCCCAAATATGTACTATTGTGCTTTGTACATTCTGGATCTTTTGTTTCATCGGTATCCCGTCACTTCTTGGGGTGGAAAATCTTGCAAGTCGAAGTAGGCGGAAACTAAATGATACGTCCTTGCTCCGCGACAGTGCAACACGTCTTCATATTTACTCTGAGTCGGACGAAATAATAGGCTGGCAACATGTAGGGGAACACGCGACCGAGGCTCGTCAAAGGGGCTGACGTgtgatagagaagagattcGAAGGTACTGCTCATGTCGCGCATATGAAAACCTACCCGGGGTTATACATGGATGCAATCCAGAAGGCATGGGTTTCACATTGGGAAAGAGGGTCTGATCATCGTGCTACCAAGTTATACGACTGATACAAGATAGAATATATCTTGACAGGTCAATAGTACTGCCAGATTAATATTGTCTACTCTGACCTATAATGGGACTTtgagcttttgtttcttagAGATGTGCGGGATAGTTTGAGACTGTTTGTGTTCTGTAATCTGCGCCCATGAAGTCTGTGACAAGATATACACATCCTGCTATTTTTGGCAAAATCATAGGATAGCAAGATGAACAGGACGAGTCTGGCTGGACATAGAATACCTGGCCTGGAAATCGATTCCGGGTGTCAGCATCAGTTATTACCAATAATTGACTGCGAGCTAAGAGTGCGCAGCAGTTTCTGTGGACTCTAAGACAGCATAGTACTGTAGGGCCTCTACCCATTGCTTAAATCGTCAGCAATGTATCACAGCTTCATAGCGATCCAATGAATGTTACCGAGCAACATCATGTCCTCATCTTTTGGGTAGCAATCACCATTCCTATCCCTTATATGAATACCACAGTAGAACGGGTAAATGCGCATGTAGATCATTTCCTGACAGAAGCTGGGATTCCATTTCTGATAAGCATTTGAACAAATCCGTCGCTGTAATTCCTGGATGGTACCAACGAGGGGTGAAGTTACCGCCCTGTGATAGCTTCATGGATAGCAATACAATAAGGGTTCTCGAGACACGACCCAGATTCTCTTTGAACTAGTATGAGTATAAGTTTATCAGTTGTATTCATGAGGTGATGCTGAAGATGGTACCAAGTCGAAAGAGTGCctactagtaatatataACAATGAGACTCGAGATCGAGTATATATAAGATCTAGATGGACCGGTTTATAAACAATGTAGTCACTTCTATTGGAGTAAGCCGCGTGACCGGAATAcctgcattttcttcttctgagatTTTTTATACGACGCATTTGTATAAAGAGTTCGATTCTCCTACTGATCATTTCCTCTCACGTAGACATTTTCGAGGTTAATTTCACTAAGGGATAGTGAGATTAATTCGTCTTCCTCAGATTCGCTATCACAAAGACTTGGGATTACATGAAGACCCTTAAGAAATATAGACAAATAGACTTTTGCTACATGGCCCAGGATAATACTTCCAATTAGCACCAATAATTTAGATTAGTGAAGTATCAATTCCTCCCCCACACAAATTACCACCACGACTAATGTAATAGATTCTATCGTACAGAGAGTGTCCAGAGGCCTAAACCAGCAAATTCATACCCGAAATCTAGTTGTCGCACTTGGCCTTCTGTAACATGGAATCCAGTCAGCACTGTGAAAACCGGGAAAGGAATATTGATGGATGACACTTACACATTTCTCAAGGCACTTGCGCTGCTCCAGAGCGAGGACGGTAGAGTTGCAAGCAACGTCACACTAGATGAAAGGTATCAGCAATCAGGATCATTACTGCTATGGTTGAGCCTTGCTCAACTCACAGCAACATCGCAGGCCTTCTGTCCGAAAGAGGGCTCAGGCTCGGGAGCGGCCTCACGCTTCAAGGGCTAGTTATATTCAGGAATGATTAGTAAGATGCAGCTGACAtattggaaaggaaaggaatacATACACCAAGGTCACAGGCCTTCTCACAAAGACCGGAGGCAATCCCTGCAGTTCCAGCCGACTGTTAAGCAATTAGCGGTTTGTTGCATGGTTATCCATTTTGCCTGCTATCAACGTACGCAAATGGCCTTGCAAGCTTCCTGGCagatcttcagcttctcgcCGGTAAGGGTGCCGCAGGTACGCTTGGCGAGATGGCCGTCCTCGAAAGAGGGAGCAGCCATGGCCAGGGCGAAAAGGAGAGGGGCAACGAAGAGCTTGAACTGCATCTTGAAAGTTGGATGGGATTGACGAGGAAGCTGAAGCTTGCAAGTGATGAAGATTGTCTGGATGCGGAGAAACTGCGCTGGATAGTTTCTGTAGCAGATGGGGGAGTAAACGGGCCTTTATATAACTTTTTGAGTGCATATTGTGCCCCTAATCTCTTCTATCGAGACTTTTCTCCGTGACACTTCGGACAGGACTCGCTCACTTTGTGGAGCTAGGAATATATCAGGATACTAAATCGCGCAGGATTTCGGAGGCATCACCGCGCTTCTCTCTGTTCCGAAAGTGTCTTAGAACGAAGCTTCCATAGTGGAATGTATTATTCTATCGTCTAAAGCATTCAGCAGAGCGAGGGGGCTTTACCACTGATTATAGACAGATGCCTCTCAGTGACCAGCTCAAACTAGATAGATGTGTTCTGCTGACTACCACCGTGGGAGAGTATGTTAGTCTACAGAGATTCACGTTACTATGGCAAGATTGAGTTGTAGGACTACAATAACCTTAACTACGGAGTGGGAGTAGAACTTGACTAGCTCATACGACATATCAGCATACAGAAGGGATTTCACACTTCGAGAAGTTGACTATGGTTTTTACCCAGTGTGCACTATACTTTGCTAGACCAGGAGCCTGAATAGTCCCATGTGGCAGTCTTCACACTATGCTTTCTTTAGGCAACGGGCGTAGTGGGCCCTGGTCGAATGTAGTCGATCAGGTCTAATAACGGGCTGTAAGCGTCCCCTGAACGCAAGGCGTACGCAGCAAGATACTAATATCCGCAACGAGACTAAGGAAATCGTTGGAGCTACTGAACCTGACACCCTTAAAATGATTTTCATCAATATAGTCGATGCGCTAAGCTAATAGCTGTTGAGATTTACCCACTTCGTGCATATTGAAACGTTAGACTTGACATAGAGCGAAGATCAACTGTTTGATTGTACGATACAACTAAGATAATATATCAGGGGTTTTACGAGCCTCGAACGTCTACAAAGGACACATATATCTAGACATTCAACGATACACCATCCCCTTCAACCGACCACAGCAATCTGCAAAGAAACAACGGACCATTATCTATCCATATCTGAAACTTTTATTCTGTAGTATACGCATCGCAGATGCTTATTTCCAAATAAGTAATAATGGAAAACCACGTTGAAGCATTGCCCCGATTCGACTAAGCTTGTGGAGTAGCTGCATGCACCGATTATACTACGAGCCGTTTTCTGCAGCGTCTAACCATATACGGATACTCGTGCAGGTGGCAATTTAACTATAGCAACTAAGTTACATAAATTCTACTCATGCAGAATCTAAGACTTTTAGTAGAGCTTAGTTTCTTAGTAAAGCTTAGCCCCACTCGTAGGTCCTGATCCGGAGGTCTATGTCCCTTAATAGTATTGGCGTAGCACCATGTTTAGCACAGAGTGTAGTCGGTGAGTATTGAGCTTTACGGAAGAGAAAATACGAAGTTAGGATATAAATGTATTTAAATATGTAATGCCAACCTAGCATTGCAGAGTTCCCCTGGATGCATATCGAGCATCCCGGTGGAGCAACAGTTGAGCCAAGACGGGGAACACACCGGATGCATTGCCTTATGTTACGCTACGGCCCGCAGTGGAGGACCATGAGACGGCCGGGTAATTTCAACGTTTCTTCAAACACCGGGCTCCAATAGTGGCATGTACAGGCGTTGATCTGTGTCGGCGGGCCAGCGAGAGTGTTTCCTAGCTCAGCATGAGGCACGCGGCAATCCAGAATGGCCTTTTGACATTTCCAACTGCTTCAGGATGAAACATTCATACTAACCGGTGGCCTTTGCCTCGATGTACCCGGCAGGCTAAAGACAGTTGATCCCGAAGCTGAATGTGAGACAAGTTCGGGACGCAGCCAAGCAAAAGGCCTCATATGTTCATGGATACAGAAACATCGACTTCCAAAAAGGAGTGTGGGATTTCTGCATGAAGCCAAGAGTGATCACCGCCAAGGACTAtgagatggtgaagggatTAACCGATATAAACGAGCCAAGTACTCCCTACGGCGCAAGAGCTTCTTGGCCAGCAGATCAGACGTCAAACGACAGCTAGGCAACACCACGGAAGTGAAAAGGATCCGGAAATCGGCACAGACGAACAATCATATTATTAAATGACATACTTCCATTGATAAGGAATATCGCGAGTTGCAGAGCTCGAAGGAATGGTGTTTCACCGAGTAAACTCCCGGAAATTTCCCCCGTTGTTAGACCCTGAATGCAATATCACTGCAACATAAACTAGTACAACTATAGCTTAAATGATCTGCACAAAGGCTAGGTAAGCTTAATATAGACGGGAGACTAAAAAGCTTGACTACTTTGTCACCAGGTGGGTAAGAATGATTGCGAGGACCCACATGGTTCAGTCCAGCtttgccaccatcatccCGTGTTATATATGACTGTCAATGCTCTCCTTTCCACTATGGCAAGGTCTAAATGTTTCCTTCATATCTCCTATAAGCTATTACTGATTATAGCTCCGCTTCTTCACTGACAATGGCCCCGCCTGGTgtgttcttctccttgagaGTCTCACAAGCCATATATGCTGTTGCTACATTCGCACTCTTGTGTGCCGGTAAGCGAAGATATTAGCAGTTTCATGATCAAACATAGCTAACCTGCCCATTTCTCACAGCTGGTCATTCCTACCTTACCGCGTTCGACCATGTCCCGTGGGAAGTATCTCTTGCGATACTATCCTCGTGCCTCTCGCTC
This window of the Aspergillus oryzae RIB40 DNA, chromosome 8 genome carries:
- a CDS encoding uncharacterized protein (predicted protein); translated protein: MQFKLFVAPLLFALAMAAPSFEDGHLAKRTCGTLTGEKLKICQEACKAICSAGTAGIASGLCEKACDLGPLKREAAPEPEPSFGQKACDVACDVACNSTVLALEQRKCLEKCVSVIHQYSFPGFHSADWIPCYRRPSATTRFRGLHVIPSLCDSESEEDELISLSLSEINLENVYVRGNDQRKCRYSGHAAYSNRSDYIVYKPVHLDLIYTRSRVSLLYITNEDMMLLGNIHWIAMKL